From the genome of Neisseria sp. oral taxon 014 str. F0314:
CTTTCATGGCCAGATGCTGCATATGGCCGGTGGTTTCGTCGCCCAACCGTGCGGCGGCTTCGCGGCGCATGGCGGAGAGTGTTTGTGCGGCTTCGTCGTACTCGGCTTCGCTGCGGGCGACGGCGGCTTCGAGGGCGGCGATGTCGCCGGCGGCGTGGAGGTTTTGCAGGTTGAGGCCGATTTCTTCCAGTTTGGCGGGCAAATCCTGCGGTTCGACGCGGTATTTTCGTGCCGCGCCCATCAGTTCGCCCATGCGCTGTTCCTGTTTGGCCAGTTCGTCGGGGTCGATGTCGGTCCGCGAGGCGACATCGCGCATGTTGGCGCTGATTTCGCCGAGTTCGGCTTCGATGCTGGCGAGCATGTTGAGGCTTTCGGCAAAGCGCGGTTCGATGGCTTGCAGGCTGCCGAGGAGTTTTTGGCAGCGGTATATCTGCCGCTGTATACCGTTGTCGCCGTCTATGGTTTCGCCGGTTTCTGCGGCGGCTTGCAGCAGTTCGGCGGCATGGGCGAGGCTGTCGTGGCTTTGGTTGAGGGTTTCCCATTCGCCCTGCTTGAGGCCGAGTTGGTTGAGTTCGTTGAACTGCCATTCCAGCCGTTCGCGCTCGATGGCGGTGTTTTCGGCCTGATTCCGCGCTTCGTGCAGGGCTTTTTTGGCGTTTTCCCGATTTTGGTAGCGTTGTCTGACGGTTTCCGCCTGTTCCAGACTGCCGGCGAAGGCGTCGAGCAGGCGGCGCTGGGCGGATTCTTGATTGAGGGAGTGGTGCGCGTTCTGGCCGTGGATGTCGATAAGTTGTTCGCCTACGGTCTTGAGCTGGGAGAGTGTGGCGGCCTGATTGTTGATGTAGCTGCGGCTTTTGCCTTTGACGTCGATGATGCGGCGGATGCTGAGTTCCTCCGAACCTTCGTCCAGCAGCCCCTGCGCGCGCAGCTCTTCCTGCAGGCCGGTCAGGCCGG
Proteins encoded in this window:
- the recN gene encoding DNA repair protein RecN, which gives rise to MLLALSLRDFVIVETLDLDFQNGFTVLTGETGAGKSITLDALGLLLGDKADYSQIRSGAKEARLSALFDLSGLTGLQEELRAQGLLDEGSEELSIRRIIDVKGKSRSYINNQAATLSQLKTVGEQLIDIHGQNAHHSLNQESAQRRLLDAFAGSLEQAETVRQRYQNRENAKKALHEARNQAENTAIERERLEWQFNELNQLGLKQGEWETLNQSHDSLAHAAELLQAAAETGETIDGDNGIQRQIYRCQKLLGSLQAIEPRFAESLNMLASIEAELGEISANMRDVASRTDIDPDELAKQEQRMGELMGAARKYRVEPQDLPAKLEEIGLNLQNLHAAGDIAALEAAVARSEAEYDEAAQTLSAMRREAAARLGDETTGHMQHLAMKGAQFHIELLPSPPTAHGLEQVQYQVSANRGSPLRPLNKVASGGELARISLALQVVTSRHTRVPTLIFDEVDTGIGGGVAETVGKALRALGGQHQVLAVTHLPQVAACGENHWQVHKHSDGSQTVSRISVLDRAGRIEEIARMLGGETITDTTRSHAAELLQLAAG